In Oryza sativa Japonica Group chromosome 2, ASM3414082v1, the following are encoded in one genomic region:
- the LOC4328800 gene encoding kinesin-like protein KIN-14D isoform 2 (isoform 2 is encoded by transcript variant 2), which yields MSSSNNAAAAAASPDPSRRREDVVGWLLALFPDLPLPPPPEATDEDLRAALATGRLLCALLRRLCPGALLDDASTDNVGRFRAAVERMGVAKFSASDLERGQMTAVVNCILALKDRFGSRGGDDHRNPGFLTRCDSEGGRKRVESKLQRMLTSPIMSEPSSPVLGSDPYSPLQVFQLKQGGYADQLGGKYSDLLKSTSLDNAPTQSLLGVFNSILDESIERKNGQIPYRIACLLRKVILEIERRISTQAGHIRNQNNLIKAREEKYQSRIRVLEVLAGGMEKDKFGDKGQLAVEDMERLMKYQDDVVRLMKENEDLVRLLREKEDMVRLLKEKEDMVRLLKEKEGMINLKTVKAEETQRIEDEDKYRIIKEKDDALDRLVKEKEEMIRLLKEKDDVVRLMKEKEDLLNLEKGEVEGTTKMTDDNKDRLIKEKNDVVLRLTEEKEEMVRLLKEKEDIIRLMKEKEDMVYLEKGEVEDRKQMTDDIKDKLIKEKDDIVFRLTKEKEEIIKLLEEKEDIIILMKEKEDMVNLGKGEDEDRKQMADDNKDRLIKEKDDIVVRLTKEKEEIIKEKDDIVVRLTKEKEEIIKLLEEKEDIISLMKQKEDMFMSIKEKENKAELKKIADEDAARSIKDKAEIMRLMKEKEDGNNTILKLKKESETLRSSYEESCRLLESKKEDVARLLTDKENNDSIISELKKELEETKRLHEAHSQQLETKAAQVSKELEQRIEEVKLMLDDSTKRRIELEELSETRIQFWKKKEVVIDQFVSLQVQNVQDLKLSSVSVRHEILNCQNKWSEELAGLGKSLKVVTNTAEKYHGALAENRKLFNEIQELKGNIRVYCRIRPFRPGEDDKSSSVEYIGDNGELVLSNPTKQGKEGGKNFTFNKVFGPITTQDAVFKDIQPLIRSVLDGYNVCIFAYGQTGSGKTYTMMGPEKATEKEWGVNYRALNDLFNISHDRRDTITYELGVQMIEIYNEQIRDLLGSGGVQKKLGIQNTIQPNGLAVPDATMCPVTSTSHVIELMQTGHDNRAMSATALNERSSRSHSVVTIHVRGQDLKTGNTLRGALHLVDLAGSERVDRSAVTGDRLKEAQHINKSLAALGDVIFSLSQKNAHVPYRNSKLTQVLQTSLGGHAKTLMFVQVNPDVSSYTETLSTLKFAERVSGVELGVARSNKEGKEGKDVKELMDQLSLLKDTISKKDEEIDRLQLLNSSTRLKPTRQADSVLKHSSSSPGITSLGKGTSVGSGAASDLDNFSDTSDRQSEAGSMLSVDPEISGLADVDSDGRLSDASDGISMGAEADSSVSNVADQEQEKTSNTAAKERLTRAVNRVQKLTLPKAGQSSSLRPKPRDPAPARSSATGVRKSSTSQATPLARNNSTLKRGP from the exons ATGTCCAGCAGCaacaatgccgccgccgccgccgcctcgcctgacCCAT cgaggcggcgggaggacgtCGTCGGGTGGTTGCTGGCGCTGTTCCCGgacctgccgctgccgcctccgccggaggCCACCGACGAGGACctccgcgccgcgctcgccacGGGGAGGCTGCTCTGCGCGCTGCTCCGGAGGCTCTGCCCGGGGGCCCTCCTCGACGACGCCTCCACCGACAACGTCGGCAGgttccgcgccgccgtcgagcggaTGGGCGTCGCCAAGTTCAGCGCCTCCGACCTCGAGCGG GGCCAAATGACGGCTGTTGTGAACTGCATCCTTGCCCTCAAGGATCGGTTCGGATcgcgcggcggcgatgaccACCGGAACCCTGGTTTCCTGACCAGATGCGACAGCGAAGGGGGCCGGAAGCGCGTCGAATCCAAGCTGCAAAGGATGCTCACTAGCCCAATTATGTCAG AGCCATCCAGCCCTGTGTTAGGATCCGATCCGTATTCGCCGTTGCAGGTATTTCAGCTCAAGCAAGGAGGATATGCTGATCAGCTCGGTGGCAAATATTCAGACTTGCTGAAATCCACTAGCTTGGAT AATGCACCTACGCAGTCACTTCTGGGTGTTTTCAACAGCATCCTTGATGAGAGCATTGAGAGGAAGAATGGACAAATACCTTAT CGCATTGCTTGCTTGCTGAGGAAGGTCATACTAGAGATTGAGAGGCGCATTTCCACCCAGGCTGGGCATATACGGAAC CAAAATAACCTGATTAAAGCTCGCGAAGAGAAGTATCAGTCAAGGATAAGAGTGCTAGAGGTGTTAGCTGGTGGG ATGGAGAAAGACAAGTTTGGAGATAAAGGGCAACTAGCAGTGGAAGATATGGAAAGGTTAATGAAGTACCAGGATGATGTTGTTAGATTGATGAAAGAAAATGAGGATTTGGTGAGGTTgctgagagagaaggaagataTGGTTAGGTTGCTAAAGGAGAAAGAAGATATGGTTAGATTGCTGAAGGAGAAAGAAGGCATGATTAACTTGAAAACAGTCAAAGCTGAAGAAACACAACGAatagaagatgaagataaatatAGGATAATTAAGGAGAAGGATGATGCTTTAGATAGATTGGTGAAGGAAAAGGAAGAAATGATTCGGTTGTTGAAGGAGAAGGATGATGTAGTTAGACTAATGAAGGAGAAGGAAGATTTGCTTAACTTGGAAAAAGGTGAAGTTGAGGGTACAACTAAAATGACAGATGACAATAAAGACAGGTTGATTAAGGAGAAGAATGATGTTGTGCTTAGGTTGACAGAGGAGAAGGAAGAGATGGTTAGGTTACTAAAGGAGAAGGAAGATATAATTAGACTTATGAAGGAGAAGGAAGATATGGTTTACTTGGAAAAAGGGGAGGTTGAGGATAGAAAGCAAATGACAGATGACATTAAAGACAAATTGATTAAGGAGAAAGATGATATAGTGTTTAGGTTGACAAAGGAGAAGGAAGAGATAATTAAGTTGCTTGAAGAAAAGGAAGATATAATTATACTTATGAAGGAGAAGGAAGATATGGTTAACTTGGGAAAAGGTGAGGATGAGGACAGAAAGCAAATGGCAGATGACAATAAAGACAGGCTGATTAAGGAGAAAGATGATATAGTAGTTAGGTTAACAAAGGAGAAGGAAGAGATAATTAAGGAGAAAGATGATATAGTAGTTAGGTTAACAAAGGAGAAGGAAGAGATAATTAAGTTGCTTGAAGAAAAGGAAGATATAATTAGTTTGATGAAGCAGAAGGAAGACATGTTCATGTCTATCAAGGAGAAGGAAAATAAGGCTGAATTGAAGAAAATCGCGGATGAAGATGCAGCAAGGTCAATTAAGGATAAGGCTGAGATAATGAGGTTGATGAAGGAGAAAGAAGATGGTAACAATACCATTTTGAAACTTAAGAAGGAATCGGAAACATTAAGATCATCATACGAGGAGAGCTGCAGGTTGTTAGAATCTAAGAAGGAAGATGTGGCCAGGCTTCTCACAGACAAGGAAAACAATGACAGTATAATTTCAGAACTCAAGAAAGAGCTTGAAGAAACAAAGAGATTGCATGAGGCACACAGTCAGCAATTAGAGACTAAGGCTGCACAAGTAAGTAAGGAGTTGGAACAGAGGATAGAAGAAGTAAAGCTTATGTTAGACGATTCTACCAAGAGAAGAATAGAACTTGAGGAATTATCCGAAACTAGAATCCAATtctggaaaaagaaagaagtggTGATCGATCAATTTGTAAGTTTGCAAGTACAGAATGTTCAG GATTTGAAGCTATCTTCTGTTTCCGTTAGGCATGAAATCTTAAATTGTCAAAACAAGTGGTCTGAAGAACTAGCTGGCCTTG GAAAAAGCCTTAAGGTGGTAACAAATACTGCAGAAAAGTATCATGGAGCTCTTGCAGAAAACAGAAAATTGTTCAATGAGATCCAGGAACTAAAAG GAAACATCAGAGTATATTGTCGGATAAGACCTTTTCGACCTGGGGAGGATGACAAGTCCAGTTCAGTTGAATATATTGGGGACAATGGTGAACTAGTTCTATCAAACCCTACAAAACAAGGGAAGGAAGGGGGCAAAAATTTCACATTTAACAAAGTTTTTGGCCCTATCACTACACAAG ATGCTGTCTTCAAGGACATACAGCCACTAATTAGATCAGTTCTTGATGGCTACAATGTCTGCATTTTCGCATATGGGCAAACTGGATCAGGAAAAACATACACTATG ATGGGACCTGAAAAGGCAACTGAGAAGGAATGGGGAGTCAATTATAGGGCATTAAATGACCTTTTCAATATTTCTCATGACCGTAGAGACACAATCACTTACGAACTTGGTGTTCAGATGATTGAGATCTACAATGAGCAAATCCGTGATCTCCTTGGCAGTGGTGGCGTGCAGAAGAA ACTAGGGATCCAGAACACCATCCAACCCAATGGACTTGCTGTTCCTGATGCAACAATGTGTCCTGTCACCTCAACTTCTCATGTAATCGAGCTAATGCAAACAGGGCATGACAATAGAGCCATGAGTGCAACAGCTTTGAATGAGAGGAGTAGCAGGTCTCACAG CGTTGTGACCATTCATGTCCGAGGCCAAGATCTGAAGACTGGAAACACTTTGCGTGGCGCTCTACATCTTGTGGACCTTGCTGGAAGTGAGAGGGTGGACCGCTCTGCAGTTACAGGGGACAGGCTCAAAGAAGCACAGCACATCAACAAGTCTTTGGCTGCTCTTGGGGATGTTATATTTTCTTTATCACAAAAGAATGCTCATGTACCATACAGAAATAGCAAGCTCACACAAGTCCTGCAGACTTCACTGG GTGGGCATGCAAAAACCCTAATGTTTGTGCAGGTCAACCCAGATGTTTCATCTTACACAGAGACTTTAAGTACTCTGAAATTTGCGGAACGAGTGTCTGGGGTGGAACTTGGTGTTGCTAGGAGCAAtaaggaggggaaggagggaaAAGATGTCAAAGAATTAATGGATCAG CTTTCACTTCTGAAAGATACCATTTCAAAGAAGGATGAGGAAATCGACAGGCTTCAATTACTCAATAGTAGCACCAGATTGAAGCCAACGAGACAAGCTGATTCCGTATTGAAGCATTCGTCCTCTTCCCCGGGCATTACATCCCTAGGGAAGGGCACAAGTGTTGGCAGTGGGGCAGCTTCTGATCTTGATAACTTCTCCGACACCAGTGACAGGCAATCTGAAGCTGGGTCCATGCTCTCCGTTGATCCTGAGATTTCTGGCCTTGCGGATGTCGACTCGGATGGAAGGTTAAGCGATGCTTCGGATGGTATTTCCATGGGTGCAGAAGCTGATAGTTCAGTAAGCAATGTAGCAGATCAAGAGCAAGAGAAAACATCCAACACTGCTGCGAAAGAGCGGTT GACTAGGGCGGTGAACCGTGTCCAGAAGCTTACATTGCCGAAAGCTGGCCAGTCATCAAGCTTGCGACCTAAACCAAGAGATCCTGCCCCAGCTAGATCTTCAG caacaggtGTACGAAAAAGTTCAACTTCCCAGGCAACTCCCCTTGCAAGAAATAATAGTACTTTGAAGAGAGGACCATAG
- the LOC4328798 gene encoding monosaccharide-sensing protein 2, which translates to MSGAALVAIAASIGNLLQGWDNATIAGAVLYIKKEFKLESEPTVEGLIVAMSLIGATIITTFSGPVSDWIGRRPMLILSSILYFLSSLIMLWSPNVYVLLLARLIDGFGIGLAVTLVPLYISETAPSEIRGLLNTLPQFSGSGGMFLSYCMVFGMSLLPSPDWRIMLGVLAIPSLFFFGLTIFYLPESPRWLVSKGRMAEAKKVLQKLRGREDVSGEMALLVEGLEVGADTSIEEYIIGPAIEPADEHVVDGDKDQITLYGPEEGQSWIARPSKGPSILGSVLSLTSRHGSMVNQSVPLMDPIVTLFGSVHENMPHAGGSMRSTLFPNFGSMFSVTDQHPKVDQWDEENLHRDDEEYASDGAGGDYEDNVHSPLLSRQTTSAEGKDIAHHAHRGSALSMRRRSLLEEGGEAVSSTGIGGGWQLAWKWSEREGEDGKKEGGFKRIYLHQEEVPGSRRGSVISLPGGGDAPEGSEFIHAAALVSQPALYSKDIIEQRMSGPAMIHPSEAAAKGSSWKDLFEPGVRRALLVGVGIQILQQFAGINGVLYYTPQILEQAGVAVLLSNLGLSSASASILISSLTTLLMLPSIGLAMRLMDISGRRFLLLGTIPVLIASLVVLVVSNVIDLGTVAHAALSTISVIIYFCCFVMGFGPIPNILCAEIFPTRVRGICIAICALTFWIGDIIVTYSLPVMLNAIGLAGVFGIYAVVCSIAFVFVFLKVPETKGMPLEVITEFFAVGAKQMQATKA; encoded by the exons ATGTCGGGTGCTGCTCTCGTCGCAATCGCGGCCTCCATCGGCAACCTGCTGCAGGGATGGGACAATGCCACCATTGCAG GTGCTGTACTATACATAAAGAAGGAATTCAAGCTAGAAAGTGAGCCCACTGTGGAGGGGCTAATCGTGGCCATGTCACTGATTGGTGCAACCATCATCACAACATTCTCAGGGCCGGTATCAGACTGGATCGGCCGGCGCCCTATGCTCATTCTCTCTTCAATTCTCTACTTCCTCAGCAGCCTCATCATGCTATGGTCCCCGAATGTCTATGTGTTACTGCTCGCACGCCTTATAGATGGATTCGGCATCGGCTTGGCTGTCACACTTGTACCTTTGTACATCTCAGAGACAGCTCCTTCAGAGATCAGGGGTTTGCTGAATACACTGCCACAGTTCAGTGGGTCAGGAGGGATGTTCTTGTCCTACTGCATGGTGTTTGGGATGTCACTGTTGCCGTCACCTGACTGGAGAATTATGCTTGGTGTTCTCGCAATCCCTTCGTTGTTTTTCTTCGGATTGACAATATTCTATCTGCCAGAATCACCAAGATGGCTTGTCAGCAAAGGGCGGATGGCTGAGGCAAAGAAGGTATTACAAAAATTACGTGGGAGAGAGGATGTCTCAG GAGAAATGGCTCTTCTTGTTGAAGGTTTGGAGGTTGGAGCTGACACTTCCATTGAAGAGTACATCATCGGACCGGCTATAGAGCCAGCTGATGAGCATGTTGTTGATGGCGATAAGGACCAAATAACACTGTACGGGCCTGAAGAGGGCCAATCATGGATTGCTCGACCTTCCAAGGGACCCAGCATTCTTGGAAGTGTGCTTTCTCTTACATCTCGTCATGGCAGCATGGTGAACCAGAGCGTGCCACTTATGGATCCTATAGTCACGCTTTTCGGCAGTGTCCATGAGAACATGCCTCATGCTGGAGGAAGCATGCGGAGTACATTGTTTCCCAACTTTGGTAGTATGTTTAGTGTGACAGATCAGCACCCCAAGGTTGATCAATGGGATGAGGAGAACCTTCATAGGGATGATGAGGAATACGCGTCTGATGGTGCTGGAGGTGACTATGAAGACAATGTCCACAGCCCGTTGCTGTCCCGACAGACCACGAGCGCAGAAGGGAAGGACATTGCACACCATGCTCATCGTGGAAGTGCTCTGAGTATGAGAAGAAGAAGCCTCTTGGAAGAGGGTGGCGAGGCGGTGAGCAGCACTGGCATTGGTGGGGGATGGCAGCTTGCATGGAAATGGTCAGAGCGAGAAGGCGAGGATGGTAAGAAGGAAGGAGGATTTAAAAGGATCTACTTGCACCAAGAGGAAGTGCCAGGATCAAGAAGGGGCTCAGTTATTTCACTTCCTGGTGGAGGGGACGCTCCTGAAGGCAGCGAATTCATACATGCTGCCGCTTTGGTAAGCCAACCAGCACTTTACTCCAAGGATATCATTGAACAGCGTATGTCCGGTCCAGCCATGATTCATCCATCAGAGGCAGCTGCCAAAGGTTCAAGCTGGAAAGATTTGTTTGAACCTGGAGTGAGGCGTGCGTTGTTAGTCGGTGTTGGAATTCAAATCCTTCAACAG TTTGCTGGAATAAATGGGGTTCTCTATTACACTCCACAAATACTTGAGCAAGCGGGGGTGGCAGTTCTCCTTTCCAATCTTGGCCTCAGTTCAGCATCAGCTTCCATCTTGATCAGTTCTCTGACCACCCTACTGATGCTTCCTAGCATTGGTTTAGCCATGAGACTTATGGACATCTCTGGAAGAAG GTTTCTGCTTCTGGGCACAATTCCAGTCTTGATAGCATCTCTAGTTGTCTTGGTTGTGTCCAATGTTATCGACCTGGGTACAGTGGCCCACGCCGCACTCTCCACAATCAGCGTCATCATCTACTTCTGCTGCTTCGTCATGGGATTCGGTCCGATCCCCAACATTCTGTGTGCGGAGATCTTCCCCACTAGGGTCCGCGGCATCTGCATTGCCATCTGCGCCCTGACATTCTGGATTGGTGATATCATAGTCACCTACAGCCTCCCTGTGATGCTGAATGCCATCGGCCTAGCAGGTGTCTTTGGTATATACGCAGTTGTTTGCTCGATTGCCTTCGTGTTCGTCTTCCTCAAGGTCCCCGAGACGAAGGGCATGCCGCTCGAAGTCATCACCGAGTTCTTCGCTGTTGGTGCAAAGCAAATGCAGGCTACAAAGGCCTAA
- the LOC4328800 gene encoding kinesin-like protein KIN-14D isoform 1 (isoform 1 is encoded by transcript variant 1), producing MSSSNNAAAAAASPDPSRRREDVVGWLLALFPDLPLPPPPEATDEDLRAALATGRLLCALLRRLCPGALLDDASTDNVGRFRAAVERMGVAKFSASDLERGQMTAVVNCILALKDRFGSRGGDDHRNPGFLTRCDSEGGRKRVESKLQRMLTSPIMSEPSSPVLGSDPYSPLQVFQLKQGGYADQLGGKYSDLLKSTSLDNAPTQSLLGVFNSILDESIERKNGQIPYRIACLLRKVILEIERRISTQAGHIRNQNNLIKAREEKYQSRIRVLEVLAGGMEKDKFGDKGQLAVEDMERLMKYQDDVVRLMKENEDLVRLLREKEDMVRLLKEKEDMVRLLKEKEGMINLKTVKAEETQRIEDEDKYRIIKEKDDALDRLVKEKEEMIRLLKEKDDVVRLMKEKEDLLNLEKGEVEGTTKMTDDNKDRLIKEKNDVVLRLTEEKEEMVRLLKEKEDIIRLMKEKEDMVYLEKGEVEDRKQMTDDIKDKLIKEKDDIVFRLTKEKEEIIKLLEEKEDIIILMKEKEDMVNLGKGEDEDRKQMADDNKDRLIKEKDDIVVRLTKEKEEIIKEKDDIVVRLTKEKEEIIKLLEEKEDIISLMKQKEDMFMSIKEKENKAELKKIADEDAARSIKDKAEIMRLMKEKEDGNNTILKLKKESETLRSSYEESCRLLESKKEDVARLLTDKENNDSIISELKKELEETKRLHEAHSQQLETKAAQVSKELEQRIEEVKLMLDDSTKRRIELEELSETRIQFWKKKEVVIDQFVSLQVQNVQDLKLSSVSVRHEILNCQNKWSEELAGLGKSLKVVTNTAEKYHGALAENRKLFNEIQELKGNIRVYCRIRPFRPGEDDKSSSVEYIGDNGELVLSNPTKQGKEGGKNFTFNKVFGPITTQDAVFKDIQPLIRSVLDGYNVCIFAYGQTGSGKTYTMMGPEKATEKEWGVNYRALNDLFNISHDRRDTITYELGVQMIEIYNEQIRDLLGSGGVQKKLGIQNTIQPNGLAVPDATMCPVTSTSHVIELMQTGHDNRAMSATALNERSSRSHSVVTIHVRGQDLKTGNTLRGALHLVDLAGSERVDRSAVTGDRLKEAQHINKSLAALGDVIFSLSQKNAHVPYRNSKLTQVLQTSLGGHAKTLMFVQVNPDVSSYTETLSTLKFAERVSGVELGVARSNKEGKEGKDVKELMDQLSLLKDTISKKDEEIDRLQLLNSSTRLKPTRQADSVLKHSSSSPGITSLGKGTSVGSGAASDLDNFSDTSDRQSEAGSMLSVDPEISGLADVDSDGRLSDASDGISMGAEADSSVSNVADQEQEKTSNTAAKERLTRAVNRVQKLTLPKAGQSSSLRPKPRDPAPARSSAATGVRKSSTSQATPLARNNSTLKRGP from the exons ATGTCCAGCAGCaacaatgccgccgccgccgccgcctcgcctgacCCAT cgaggcggcgggaggacgtCGTCGGGTGGTTGCTGGCGCTGTTCCCGgacctgccgctgccgcctccgccggaggCCACCGACGAGGACctccgcgccgcgctcgccacGGGGAGGCTGCTCTGCGCGCTGCTCCGGAGGCTCTGCCCGGGGGCCCTCCTCGACGACGCCTCCACCGACAACGTCGGCAGgttccgcgccgccgtcgagcggaTGGGCGTCGCCAAGTTCAGCGCCTCCGACCTCGAGCGG GGCCAAATGACGGCTGTTGTGAACTGCATCCTTGCCCTCAAGGATCGGTTCGGATcgcgcggcggcgatgaccACCGGAACCCTGGTTTCCTGACCAGATGCGACAGCGAAGGGGGCCGGAAGCGCGTCGAATCCAAGCTGCAAAGGATGCTCACTAGCCCAATTATGTCAG AGCCATCCAGCCCTGTGTTAGGATCCGATCCGTATTCGCCGTTGCAGGTATTTCAGCTCAAGCAAGGAGGATATGCTGATCAGCTCGGTGGCAAATATTCAGACTTGCTGAAATCCACTAGCTTGGAT AATGCACCTACGCAGTCACTTCTGGGTGTTTTCAACAGCATCCTTGATGAGAGCATTGAGAGGAAGAATGGACAAATACCTTAT CGCATTGCTTGCTTGCTGAGGAAGGTCATACTAGAGATTGAGAGGCGCATTTCCACCCAGGCTGGGCATATACGGAAC CAAAATAACCTGATTAAAGCTCGCGAAGAGAAGTATCAGTCAAGGATAAGAGTGCTAGAGGTGTTAGCTGGTGGG ATGGAGAAAGACAAGTTTGGAGATAAAGGGCAACTAGCAGTGGAAGATATGGAAAGGTTAATGAAGTACCAGGATGATGTTGTTAGATTGATGAAAGAAAATGAGGATTTGGTGAGGTTgctgagagagaaggaagataTGGTTAGGTTGCTAAAGGAGAAAGAAGATATGGTTAGATTGCTGAAGGAGAAAGAAGGCATGATTAACTTGAAAACAGTCAAAGCTGAAGAAACACAACGAatagaagatgaagataaatatAGGATAATTAAGGAGAAGGATGATGCTTTAGATAGATTGGTGAAGGAAAAGGAAGAAATGATTCGGTTGTTGAAGGAGAAGGATGATGTAGTTAGACTAATGAAGGAGAAGGAAGATTTGCTTAACTTGGAAAAAGGTGAAGTTGAGGGTACAACTAAAATGACAGATGACAATAAAGACAGGTTGATTAAGGAGAAGAATGATGTTGTGCTTAGGTTGACAGAGGAGAAGGAAGAGATGGTTAGGTTACTAAAGGAGAAGGAAGATATAATTAGACTTATGAAGGAGAAGGAAGATATGGTTTACTTGGAAAAAGGGGAGGTTGAGGATAGAAAGCAAATGACAGATGACATTAAAGACAAATTGATTAAGGAGAAAGATGATATAGTGTTTAGGTTGACAAAGGAGAAGGAAGAGATAATTAAGTTGCTTGAAGAAAAGGAAGATATAATTATACTTATGAAGGAGAAGGAAGATATGGTTAACTTGGGAAAAGGTGAGGATGAGGACAGAAAGCAAATGGCAGATGACAATAAAGACAGGCTGATTAAGGAGAAAGATGATATAGTAGTTAGGTTAACAAAGGAGAAGGAAGAGATAATTAAGGAGAAAGATGATATAGTAGTTAGGTTAACAAAGGAGAAGGAAGAGATAATTAAGTTGCTTGAAGAAAAGGAAGATATAATTAGTTTGATGAAGCAGAAGGAAGACATGTTCATGTCTATCAAGGAGAAGGAAAATAAGGCTGAATTGAAGAAAATCGCGGATGAAGATGCAGCAAGGTCAATTAAGGATAAGGCTGAGATAATGAGGTTGATGAAGGAGAAAGAAGATGGTAACAATACCATTTTGAAACTTAAGAAGGAATCGGAAACATTAAGATCATCATACGAGGAGAGCTGCAGGTTGTTAGAATCTAAGAAGGAAGATGTGGCCAGGCTTCTCACAGACAAGGAAAACAATGACAGTATAATTTCAGAACTCAAGAAAGAGCTTGAAGAAACAAAGAGATTGCATGAGGCACACAGTCAGCAATTAGAGACTAAGGCTGCACAAGTAAGTAAGGAGTTGGAACAGAGGATAGAAGAAGTAAAGCTTATGTTAGACGATTCTACCAAGAGAAGAATAGAACTTGAGGAATTATCCGAAACTAGAATCCAATtctggaaaaagaaagaagtggTGATCGATCAATTTGTAAGTTTGCAAGTACAGAATGTTCAG GATTTGAAGCTATCTTCTGTTTCCGTTAGGCATGAAATCTTAAATTGTCAAAACAAGTGGTCTGAAGAACTAGCTGGCCTTG GAAAAAGCCTTAAGGTGGTAACAAATACTGCAGAAAAGTATCATGGAGCTCTTGCAGAAAACAGAAAATTGTTCAATGAGATCCAGGAACTAAAAG GAAACATCAGAGTATATTGTCGGATAAGACCTTTTCGACCTGGGGAGGATGACAAGTCCAGTTCAGTTGAATATATTGGGGACAATGGTGAACTAGTTCTATCAAACCCTACAAAACAAGGGAAGGAAGGGGGCAAAAATTTCACATTTAACAAAGTTTTTGGCCCTATCACTACACAAG ATGCTGTCTTCAAGGACATACAGCCACTAATTAGATCAGTTCTTGATGGCTACAATGTCTGCATTTTCGCATATGGGCAAACTGGATCAGGAAAAACATACACTATG ATGGGACCTGAAAAGGCAACTGAGAAGGAATGGGGAGTCAATTATAGGGCATTAAATGACCTTTTCAATATTTCTCATGACCGTAGAGACACAATCACTTACGAACTTGGTGTTCAGATGATTGAGATCTACAATGAGCAAATCCGTGATCTCCTTGGCAGTGGTGGCGTGCAGAAGAA ACTAGGGATCCAGAACACCATCCAACCCAATGGACTTGCTGTTCCTGATGCAACAATGTGTCCTGTCACCTCAACTTCTCATGTAATCGAGCTAATGCAAACAGGGCATGACAATAGAGCCATGAGTGCAACAGCTTTGAATGAGAGGAGTAGCAGGTCTCACAG CGTTGTGACCATTCATGTCCGAGGCCAAGATCTGAAGACTGGAAACACTTTGCGTGGCGCTCTACATCTTGTGGACCTTGCTGGAAGTGAGAGGGTGGACCGCTCTGCAGTTACAGGGGACAGGCTCAAAGAAGCACAGCACATCAACAAGTCTTTGGCTGCTCTTGGGGATGTTATATTTTCTTTATCACAAAAGAATGCTCATGTACCATACAGAAATAGCAAGCTCACACAAGTCCTGCAGACTTCACTGG GTGGGCATGCAAAAACCCTAATGTTTGTGCAGGTCAACCCAGATGTTTCATCTTACACAGAGACTTTAAGTACTCTGAAATTTGCGGAACGAGTGTCTGGGGTGGAACTTGGTGTTGCTAGGAGCAAtaaggaggggaaggagggaaAAGATGTCAAAGAATTAATGGATCAG CTTTCACTTCTGAAAGATACCATTTCAAAGAAGGATGAGGAAATCGACAGGCTTCAATTACTCAATAGTAGCACCAGATTGAAGCCAACGAGACAAGCTGATTCCGTATTGAAGCATTCGTCCTCTTCCCCGGGCATTACATCCCTAGGGAAGGGCACAAGTGTTGGCAGTGGGGCAGCTTCTGATCTTGATAACTTCTCCGACACCAGTGACAGGCAATCTGAAGCTGGGTCCATGCTCTCCGTTGATCCTGAGATTTCTGGCCTTGCGGATGTCGACTCGGATGGAAGGTTAAGCGATGCTTCGGATGGTATTTCCATGGGTGCAGAAGCTGATAGTTCAGTAAGCAATGTAGCAGATCAAGAGCAAGAGAAAACATCCAACACTGCTGCGAAAGAGCGGTT GACTAGGGCGGTGAACCGTGTCCAGAAGCTTACATTGCCGAAAGCTGGCCAGTCATCAAGCTTGCGACCTAAACCAAGAGATCCTGCCCCAGCTAGATCTTCAG cagcaacaggtGTACGAAAAAGTTCAACTTCCCAGGCAACTCCCCTTGCAAGAAATAATAGTACTTTGAAGAGAGGACCATAG